One window of the Magnolia sinica isolate HGM2019 chromosome 19, MsV1, whole genome shotgun sequence genome contains the following:
- the LOC131234346 gene encoding protein PHOX1-like produces MGKPSGKKKHHDGGKSGDSAVKRSTKAFDEDTTVFINMSQELKEKGSKLFQKRDYEGAILKYEKALKLLPRNHTDIIYLRCNIATCYMKMSPGEYHNAINECNLALEVSPKYSKALLKRAKCYEALNKLELAYRDTNMVLSLQPSNLKALEISKQLQKGLEKKGLRAEEIGLASEYMGPDSPQFKIAKVKSRKKKSRKTDDKGSMTEDKAVVEESCNAKEEAPRTAKLVFGEDIRSAQLPGRCSILQLREIVRNRFPGSKAMLIKYKDEEGDLVTITTTEELRWAEASADPQGSVRLYLAEVDPEQEPSFFKESNNGVEVAESEMNQKTVSENGSTRLGGENGSVYVDDWIIEFARMFKNHVGFDSDTCLDLHELGMRLYSEAMEDAMTSEEAQDLFEIAEGKFQEMAALALFNWGNVHISRARKRVFLMEDASKETILLQVQSAYEWARGEYEKASERYKEAIKIKPNFYEGLLALGLQQFEQAKLTWYFAVGSKVDLDTWPYEGMLSLFDHAEDNIAKGSEIWEVQEMQRLDELAKPDKEKQLLKKMGMDELYKDVSTDEAAEQAANMRSQINILWGTLLYERSVIEFKLGLDFWEDCLEAAIEKFELAGASRIDTAVMRKNHCSNVTAQEGLVFKIDEIVQAWNEMYDAKRWLIGAPSFRLEPLFRRRVPKLHQILENV; encoded by the exons ATGGGGAAGCCCAGCGGCAAGAAAAAGCATCACGATGGGGGGAAATCGGGTGATTCAGCTGTGAAACGGAGCACAAAAGCCTTTGATGAGGACACGACTGTCTTCATCAACATGTCTCAAGAACTGAAAGAGAAGGGCAGCAAGCTTTTCCAGAAGCGGGATTATGAAGGAGCCATCCTGAAGTACGAGAAGGCCCTTAAGCTGCTCCCACGAAACCACACTGACATCATATACCTCCGTTGCAACATAGCTACTTGCTACATGAAGATGAGCCCTGGAGAGTACCACAATGCGATAAATGAATGCAATCTGGCTCTCGAAGTCTCACCTAAATATAGCAAGGCCCTCTTGAAGCGAGCCAAGTGTTATGAAGCATTGAACAAGCTGGAGTTGGCATATAGAGACACCAATATGGTCTTGAGCTTGCAGCCGAGCAATCTCAAAGCGTTGGAGATTTCGAAGCAGCTCCAAAAGGGGCTTGAGAAAAAGGGGTTGAGGGCGGAAGAGATCGGGTTGGCTTCGGAATACATGGGACCGGATTCGCCTCAGTTCAAAATAGCTAAAGTGaagtcgaggaagaagaagagtagaaAGACCGATGATAAGGGGAGCATGACTGAGGATAAGGCTGTTGTGGAGGAGAGCTGTAATGCTAAGGAAGAAGCTCCGAGGACTGCAAAGTTGGTGTTTGGAGAGGATATAAGGAGCGCCCAGCTACCTGGGCGTTGTAGCATTTTGCAGCTGAGGGAGATTGTTCGGAATCGGTTCCCAGGATCCAAGGCCATGCTTATTAAATACAAAGACGAAGAGGGTGACTTGGTGACAATCACCACCACTGAAGAGCTAAGGTGGGCTGAAGCATCTGCCGATCCTCAGGGATCAGTTAGGCTGTATCTCGCAGAAGTCGATCCTGAGCAGGAGCCGTCATTCTTCAAGGAATCAAATAATGGGGTGGAGGTTGCAGAGTCCGAGATGAACCAAAAGACTGTCTCTGAGAATGGGAGCACAAGACTTGGTGGTGAAAATGGATCCGTTTATGTTGATGATTGGATTATTGAATTTGCACGGATGTTCAAGAACCACGTTGGCTTTGATTCCGACACATGCTTGGATCTTCATGAACTTGGGATGAGGCTCTACTCAGAAGCTATGGAGGATGCCATGACGAGTGAAGAAGCCCAGGACCTTTTCGAAATCGCTGAAGGGAAGTTTCAAGAGATGGCAGCCTTAGCGCTGTTCAATTGGGGGAACGTCCACATTTCCCGGGCAAGGAAGAGGGTGTTTTTGATGGAAGATGCTTCAAAAGAAACCATACTCTTGCAGGTTCAGTCTGCGTATGAGTGGGCACGTGGAGAATACGAGAAGGCAAGTGAGAGATACAAAGAAGCTATCAAAATTAAGCCAAACTTCTATGAGGGCTTACTTGCACTGGGGCTGCAGCAGTTTGAGCAGGCGAAGCTTACTTGGTATTTTGCGGTCGGAAGCAAGGTGGATCTTGACACGTGGCCTTATGAGGGGATGCTTAGTCTTTTTGACCACGCTGAGGACAACATCGCAAAGGGCAGCGAGATTTGGGAGGTGCAAGAGATGCAGCGTTTGGATGAACTCGCTAAGCCTGATAAGGAGAAACAGCTGTTGAAGAAAATGGGGATGGATGAGCTTTACAAAGATGTATCCACAGATGAAGCTGCTGAGCAGGCCGCCAACATGAGATCGCAAATCAACATTTTATGGGGCACTTTGCTCTATGAACGCTCAGTAATTGAATTCAAGTTGGGGTTGGACTTTTGGGAGGATTGTCTGGAAGCCGCCATTGAAAAATTCGAACTTGCTGGAGCTTCTCGAATTGACACTGCAGTTATGAGAAAGAACCATTGTTCAAATGTGACTGCTCAGGAAG GGTTAGTGTTCAAGATTGATGAGATAGTACAAGCATGGAATGAAATGTATGATGCTAAAAGGTGGCTGATTGGTGCTCCATCTTTCCGGCTTGAACCGTTATTTCGACGGCGGGTCCCAAAATTGCATCAGATATTGGAAAATGTATGA